The sequence GCTCGCGGAGGGGCACCTCCTGATCGAGGACGTTCCGGGCGTGGGCAAGACCATGCTGGCGAAGGCGCTGGCCCGGTCCGTCGACTGCTCGGTGCGGCGCATCCAGTTCACGCCCGACCTGCTGCCCTCGGACATCACCGGGGTCTCCATCTACGACCAGCAGCGCCGCGACTTCGAGTTCAAGCCCGGCGCCATCTTCGCCCAGATCGTGATCGGCGACGAGATCAACCGCGCCTCCCCCAAGACCCAGTCCGCGCTGCTGGAGTCGATGGAGGAGCGCCAGGTCACCATCGACGGGCACAGCTACGAGCTGCCCGACCCCTTCATGGTCGTGGCGACGCAGAACCCGGTGGAGATGGAGGGCACGTATCCGTTGCCCGAGGCCCAGCGCGACCGGTTCATGGCCCGGGTGTCGATCGGCTACCCCAGCGCGGAGGCCGAGCTCAAGATGCTCGACGTGCACGGCGGGGTCTCCCCGCTCGACGACCTCCAGCCCGTGGCGCACGCGCACGACATCGTGAAGCTCATCGACGCGGTGCGCGCGGTGCATGTCGCCGAGGCCGTCCGCGCCTACGCGGTCCAGCTCGTCTCGGCCACCCGCAGCCACCCCGACCTGCGGCTCGGCGCCTCGCCACGTGCCACGCTGCACCTGCTGCGCGCCGCCAAGGCGTCCGCCGCGCTGGCCGGCCGGGACTACTGCCTGCCGGACGACGTGCAGGCGCTGGCCGTCGCGGTGCTCGCCCACCGGCTGCTGCCCACCGCGCAGGCCCAGCTCAACCGCCGCAGCGCCGAACAGGTGGTGCTGGAGATCCTCCAGCACACCCCGGTGCCCACGGCCGCGGGCGGCGCCGCCCCCATGCCCCCGTACCAGGCGGGTCCGGCGTACGGCGGCCCGCAGCAGCCCGGCGTACGGCGTCCGTGATGGCCCCGGGGGGGCCCGCCTCGATGGACGGCGACGGCAAGGGGGGTGTACGGGCCGCGCTCGGCGGGATGACCACCCGCGGGCGGTCCTTCCTCGCGGCCGGGATCGCCGCGGCGGTCTGCGCCTATGTGCTGGGCCAGGCGGATCTGCTGCGGGTCGGGCTGCTGCTCGCCGTGCTGCCCCTGGTGTGCGTGACGGTGCTCTACCGGACCCGCTACCGGGTCACGGGCACCCGCAAGCTCTCCCCGTCACGCGTCCCGGCCGGCTCCGAGGCCCGCGTCCACCTGCGCATGGACAACGTCTCGCGGCTGCCGACCGGG is a genomic window of Streptomyces sp. NBC_00708 containing:
- a CDS encoding MoxR family ATPase codes for the protein MTTYDDRASLTDLTTTVERVRRSMESVIEGKPEVVRLSLTVLLAEGHLLIEDVPGVGKTMLAKALARSVDCSVRRIQFTPDLLPSDITGVSIYDQQRRDFEFKPGAIFAQIVIGDEINRASPKTQSALLESMEERQVTIDGHSYELPDPFMVVATQNPVEMEGTYPLPEAQRDRFMARVSIGYPSAEAELKMLDVHGGVSPLDDLQPVAHAHDIVKLIDAVRAVHVAEAVRAYAVQLVSATRSHPDLRLGASPRATLHLLRAAKASAALAGRDYCLPDDVQALAVAVLAHRLLPTAQAQLNRRSAEQVVLEILQHTPVPTAAGGAAPMPPYQAGPAYGGPQQPGVRRP